The Acanthopagrus latus isolate v.2019 chromosome 13, fAcaLat1.1, whole genome shotgun sequence genome contains a region encoding:
- the LOC119031328 gene encoding LIM domain kinase 1-like isoform X2: protein MSRRDQRFRRGMKGRCCECGCILSHWYYEREAQLYCKKHYWNRYGEHCHGCKETIATGLIMVAGEQKYHPECFICVSCEMFIGDGDTYTLVERSKLYCGHCFSQGRVSTVGSPSPLTKSTHMVALVSFPPRAGCQRGLTVATDICQEKGPLVTVTGLDSAVLSSDLLPSIHTGDRVLEINGIPVRNISADEINSVIQDTSRPLQLTIEHNPQSPDDPLRSNSPQDDISCPDPCVRKKLASTHKLPSLEEEPSPEEETGQPIRMSLSPPQQQGTLGMRSRNILRSCSIDKCPLSPGALSLLTQRREMVRSESLRVDSGDRTHRIFRPSDLIQGEVLGKGFFGQAVKVTHQETGEVMVMKELIRFDEETQKTFLKEVKVMRCLDHPNVLKFKGLFYKDKRINFVSEYIQGGSLRETIAKMEKDFPWSVRVGYAKDIAAGMAYLHSMNVIHRDLNSHNCLVRENQSVVVADFGLARLVREERNQARTASLERPAKGTLSELRRPDRRKRYTVVGNPYWMAPEMIHGKSYDERVDVFSFGIMICEIIGRVSADPDYLPRANDFGLNVAGFLQQHHHPQCPSAFLPLAVLCCDMDADKRPSFSKLEEWLENLLMHLEIGLPLLSELEQLRRAFWQNQEHQNHFHKENNSLDSQEQTHCSEPQRHRADTKQCSDSDNNHVEPHHLTKSRDQNSKAESHSDGQQHTHDSHDMSDHLSKEYNDHSKDKSRTFCRSKSADSDKNESETYEHNNPTGQPQTQQEASQPLQVNDSLVGRPNRIRRTCRVLWDSNTENSSFL from the exons ATGTCACGACGGGACCAGAGGTTTCGTAGAGGAATGAAAGGACG GTGTTGTGAATGTGGCTGCATCCTGTCTCACTGGTACTATGAACGAGAGGCCCAGCTCTACTGCAAGAAGCACTACTGGAACCGTTATGGAGAGCACTGCCACGGCTGCAAGGAGACCATCGCAACAGGACTCATTATG GTTGCTGGAGAGCAGAAGTACCACCCTGAATGCTTCATTTGTGTGAGCTGTGAAATGTTCATTGGTGATGGAGACACATACACGCTCGTCGAACGCTCCAAACTCTACTG TGGCCACTGTTTCAGTCAGGGACGCGTGTCCACTGTCGGGTCTCCTTCTCCACTCACCAAGAGTACCCACATGGTGGCGCTGGTGTCTTTCCCTCCACGTGCAGGTTGCCAACGAGGACTTACTGTAGCTACTGACATCTGTCAAGAAAAAGGCCCTCTAGTCACTGTCACAGG GTTagactctgctgtcctcagTTCTGACCTGCTCCCCTCCATACATACTGGTGATCGAGTACTGGAGATCAACGGCATCCCTGTTCGCAACATTTCCGCAGATGAG ATAAACTCTGTGATCCAGGACACAAGCAGGCCGCTGCAGCTGACCATCGAACACAATCCGCAGTCTCCTGATGACCCCCTTCGCTCAAACAGTCCCCAAGACGACATCAGCTGTCCTGACCCCTGCGTCCGCAAGAAGCTTGCTTCAACCCACAAACTCCCAAGTCTGGAGGAAGAGCCGAGtccagaggaggagacaggtcAACCAATCAGGATGAGCCTGTCACCACCTCAGCAACAAGGAACTCTGGGAATGCGATCCAGAAACATTCT GCGCAGCTGTAGTATAGATAAGTGCCCTCTGTCACCTGGAGCACTGTCACTTTTAActcagaggagagaaatggtTCGATCTGAGTCTCTTCGTGTGGATTCTGGAGATCGGACCCATCGTATCTTCAGACCTTCAGACCTCATCCAAGGGGAAGTGCTGGGAAAGGGTTTCTTCGGACAGGCTGTCAAG GTAACACATCAGGAGACTGGCgaggtgatggtgatgaaaGAGTTGATACGGTTTGACGAAGAGACACAGAAGACTTTCTTAAAGGAG GTTAAGGTGATGCGCTGTCTGGACCATCCCAATGTTTTGAAGTTCAAAGGACTGTTTTATAAAGACAAGCGAATAAACTTCGTCTCCGAATACATCCAGGGAGGATCTCTCCGAGAGACCATCGCAAAAATG GAAAAGGATTTTCCCTGGAGTGTAAGAGTTGGTTATGCCAAAGACATTGCAGCTGGAATG GCCTATCTACACTCTATGAATGTTATCCACCGAGATCTAAACTCACACAACTGCCTGGTCAGAGAG AACCAGTCTGTGGTGGTGGCAGATTTTGGACTAGCCAGGCTggtgagggaggaaaggaaTCAAGCCAGAACAGCCTCTCTGGAACGGCCTGCTAAGGGGACACTGTCAGAGCTCCGCAGGCCTGACCGGAGAAAGCGGTACACCGTGGTGGGAAACCCCTACTGGATGGCACCTGAGATGATCCATG GGAAAAGCTATGACGAACGGGTGGACGTCTTTTCCTTTGGTATCATGATATGTGAG ATAATAGGCAGAGTGAGTGCCGACCCTGACTACCTTCCCCGGGCGAATGACTTTGGGTTAAACGTAGCCggtttcctgcagcagcaccaccatCCACAGTGCCCGTCAGCCTTCCTGCCGCTGGCTGTCCTCTGCTGCGACATGGACGCTGATAAACG TCCTTCCTTTTCAAAGCTGGAGGAGTGGCTGGAAAACCTGCTGATGCATCTGGAAATTGGCTTGCCTCTGCTCTCCGAGTTAGAGCAGCTCCGCAGGGCCTTCTGGCAAAATCAAGAACACCAAAACCACTTTCACAAAGAGAACAACAGCTTAGATTCTCAGGAACAAACCCACTGTTCAGAGCCACAAAGACACAGAGCCGACACCAAGCAATGCTCAGACAGTGACAATAACCACGTAGAGCCTCATCACCTCACAAAGAGCCGAGACCAAAATAGCAAAGCTGAAAGCCATTCGGACGGACAGCAACACACGCATGACTCCCACGACATGAGCGACCACCTGAGCAAAGAATACAACGACCACTCAAAAGACAAGAGCCGGACGTTTTGCAGGTCTAAGAGTGCAGACTCGGACAAGAATGAGTCGGAAACATATGAACACAACAATCCCACAGGACAGCCCCAAACCCAGCAGGAGGCCTCACAGCCGCTACAGGTCAATGACTCGCTGGTAGGCCGGCCCAACAGAATCAGAAGGACATGCAGAGTGCTGTGGGACAGTAATACAGAGAACAGCTCTTTTCTCTGA
- the LOC119031328 gene encoding LIM domain kinase 1-like isoform X1 yields the protein MLSITNQAHVTLLEHTSKVSLVLQPKSEPNSASFPAISTLSSRCCECGCILSHWYYEREAQLYCKKHYWNRYGEHCHGCKETIATGLIMVAGEQKYHPECFICVSCEMFIGDGDTYTLVERSKLYCGHCFSQGRVSTVGSPSPLTKSTHMVALVSFPPRAGCQRGLTVATDICQEKGPLVTVTGLDSAVLSSDLLPSIHTGDRVLEINGIPVRNISADEINSVIQDTSRPLQLTIEHNPQSPDDPLRSNSPQDDISCPDPCVRKKLASTHKLPSLEEEPSPEEETGQPIRMSLSPPQQQGTLGMRSRNILRSCSIDKCPLSPGALSLLTQRREMVRSESLRVDSGDRTHRIFRPSDLIQGEVLGKGFFGQAVKVTHQETGEVMVMKELIRFDEETQKTFLKEVKVMRCLDHPNVLKFKGLFYKDKRINFVSEYIQGGSLRETIAKMEKDFPWSVRVGYAKDIAAGMAYLHSMNVIHRDLNSHNCLVRENQSVVVADFGLARLVREERNQARTASLERPAKGTLSELRRPDRRKRYTVVGNPYWMAPEMIHGKSYDERVDVFSFGIMICEIIGRVSADPDYLPRANDFGLNVAGFLQQHHHPQCPSAFLPLAVLCCDMDADKRPSFSKLEEWLENLLMHLEIGLPLLSELEQLRRAFWQNQEHQNHFHKENNSLDSQEQTHCSEPQRHRADTKQCSDSDNNHVEPHHLTKSRDQNSKAESHSDGQQHTHDSHDMSDHLSKEYNDHSKDKSRTFCRSKSADSDKNESETYEHNNPTGQPQTQQEASQPLQVNDSLVGRPNRIRRTCRVLWDSNTENSSFL from the exons ATGTTATCCATCACCAATCAGGCTCACGTTACTTTGCTCGAGCACACCTCCAAAGTATCTCTTGTCTTACAGCCTAAATCTGAACCTAATTCTGCATCTTTTCCTGCCATCTCAACCCTCTCTTCAAGGTGTTGTGAATGTGGCTGCATCCTGTCTCACTGGTACTATGAACGAGAGGCCCAGCTCTACTGCAAGAAGCACTACTGGAACCGTTATGGAGAGCACTGCCACGGCTGCAAGGAGACCATCGCAACAGGACTCATTATG GTTGCTGGAGAGCAGAAGTACCACCCTGAATGCTTCATTTGTGTGAGCTGTGAAATGTTCATTGGTGATGGAGACACATACACGCTCGTCGAACGCTCCAAACTCTACTG TGGCCACTGTTTCAGTCAGGGACGCGTGTCCACTGTCGGGTCTCCTTCTCCACTCACCAAGAGTACCCACATGGTGGCGCTGGTGTCTTTCCCTCCACGTGCAGGTTGCCAACGAGGACTTACTGTAGCTACTGACATCTGTCAAGAAAAAGGCCCTCTAGTCACTGTCACAGG GTTagactctgctgtcctcagTTCTGACCTGCTCCCCTCCATACATACTGGTGATCGAGTACTGGAGATCAACGGCATCCCTGTTCGCAACATTTCCGCAGATGAG ATAAACTCTGTGATCCAGGACACAAGCAGGCCGCTGCAGCTGACCATCGAACACAATCCGCAGTCTCCTGATGACCCCCTTCGCTCAAACAGTCCCCAAGACGACATCAGCTGTCCTGACCCCTGCGTCCGCAAGAAGCTTGCTTCAACCCACAAACTCCCAAGTCTGGAGGAAGAGCCGAGtccagaggaggagacaggtcAACCAATCAGGATGAGCCTGTCACCACCTCAGCAACAAGGAACTCTGGGAATGCGATCCAGAAACATTCT GCGCAGCTGTAGTATAGATAAGTGCCCTCTGTCACCTGGAGCACTGTCACTTTTAActcagaggagagaaatggtTCGATCTGAGTCTCTTCGTGTGGATTCTGGAGATCGGACCCATCGTATCTTCAGACCTTCAGACCTCATCCAAGGGGAAGTGCTGGGAAAGGGTTTCTTCGGACAGGCTGTCAAG GTAACACATCAGGAGACTGGCgaggtgatggtgatgaaaGAGTTGATACGGTTTGACGAAGAGACACAGAAGACTTTCTTAAAGGAG GTTAAGGTGATGCGCTGTCTGGACCATCCCAATGTTTTGAAGTTCAAAGGACTGTTTTATAAAGACAAGCGAATAAACTTCGTCTCCGAATACATCCAGGGAGGATCTCTCCGAGAGACCATCGCAAAAATG GAAAAGGATTTTCCCTGGAGTGTAAGAGTTGGTTATGCCAAAGACATTGCAGCTGGAATG GCCTATCTACACTCTATGAATGTTATCCACCGAGATCTAAACTCACACAACTGCCTGGTCAGAGAG AACCAGTCTGTGGTGGTGGCAGATTTTGGACTAGCCAGGCTggtgagggaggaaaggaaTCAAGCCAGAACAGCCTCTCTGGAACGGCCTGCTAAGGGGACACTGTCAGAGCTCCGCAGGCCTGACCGGAGAAAGCGGTACACCGTGGTGGGAAACCCCTACTGGATGGCACCTGAGATGATCCATG GGAAAAGCTATGACGAACGGGTGGACGTCTTTTCCTTTGGTATCATGATATGTGAG ATAATAGGCAGAGTGAGTGCCGACCCTGACTACCTTCCCCGGGCGAATGACTTTGGGTTAAACGTAGCCggtttcctgcagcagcaccaccatCCACAGTGCCCGTCAGCCTTCCTGCCGCTGGCTGTCCTCTGCTGCGACATGGACGCTGATAAACG TCCTTCCTTTTCAAAGCTGGAGGAGTGGCTGGAAAACCTGCTGATGCATCTGGAAATTGGCTTGCCTCTGCTCTCCGAGTTAGAGCAGCTCCGCAGGGCCTTCTGGCAAAATCAAGAACACCAAAACCACTTTCACAAAGAGAACAACAGCTTAGATTCTCAGGAACAAACCCACTGTTCAGAGCCACAAAGACACAGAGCCGACACCAAGCAATGCTCAGACAGTGACAATAACCACGTAGAGCCTCATCACCTCACAAAGAGCCGAGACCAAAATAGCAAAGCTGAAAGCCATTCGGACGGACAGCAACACACGCATGACTCCCACGACATGAGCGACCACCTGAGCAAAGAATACAACGACCACTCAAAAGACAAGAGCCGGACGTTTTGCAGGTCTAAGAGTGCAGACTCGGACAAGAATGAGTCGGAAACATATGAACACAACAATCCCACAGGACAGCCCCAAACCCAGCAGGAGGCCTCACAGCCGCTACAGGTCAATGACTCGCTGGTAGGCCGGCCCAACAGAATCAGAAGGACATGCAGAGTGCTGTGGGACAGTAATACAGAGAACAGCTCTTTTCTCTGA